The genomic DNA CGCGAGAGATGATCATGGATTAATCGTAGGCATTTCTCGTGCAATGACCGACTTCTGTTTTTGCACGTACCTTTCTGACCTTGCAGTCGACAAAGACTTTCAGGGATTGGGGATCGGCAAGGAACTGATTCAGCGAACTCACGCACGTTGTGGTTTGCAAACACAACTCATTTTGATCGCAGCACCGGGAGCAGAATCGTATTATCCGCATGTTGGGTTAAGGCAGCATCAATCATGCTGGATCGCTGATCGAAAACCGGAGTGAATTCTCCGCCCCGGCCAATCCCGATGACATGATCAGATTCCGAATTTTTTGAGCTTGCTGAAGAACGTACTGCGAGGCATTCCTAAAAGGCGGGCCGCCTCAGCTTTGTTTCCAGAGCAACTCTCGAGAGCCGACCGGAGCCTCTGCTCTTCATCTTCTTTGGTGAGAACCGTTTTTCTGGCGACAGAAACTTGTGCAGAGCCTGGCGAGTTGGCAGCTTGCGGGGCCTGACTTCGCGGAACAATTTGCTGAGGGTGGATTAACTCCTCTGGGATATCTTCTAAGCGGACAGCATTACCATCGGCGAGGACAACAGCTCGTTCGATCACATTTTGTAGCTCGCGGATATTTCCCGGCCAGTTGTAATTCTGCAGAATGTTGAATGCATCATCTTGAATTCGGAACACCTGTTTGTTTGCCTTCTCCGAAGAGGTCTTCAGGAATTTCAGAGCTAAATCAAAGATGTCGTCCTTTCTCTCACGAAGCGGCGGGAGAGTCATGCTGATGACATTGAGTCGATAAAAGAGGTCTTCCCGAAATTTTCCTTCGGCGATGAGTTGTTCGAGGTTTTGGTGAGTGGCAGCCACAAGTCGGACATCCACAGCGACGGTCTGGTCGCTGCCAACAGGTTCGAATGTGCGTTCCTGAAGGACGCGTAATAGTTTCACTTGCACCTCTAACGAAATGTCGCCGATTTCGTCGAGGAACAGCGTTCCTCCATTAGCCATTTGGAAGCGTCCAATTTTGTCTTCACGAGCATCGGTGAAGGCTCCTTTCACATGTCCAAATAATTCACTTTCGAGAAGAGTCGAAGAGAGTGCGGCACAATGGACGGAGACCATTGGCCCGGTACGTCGGGCACTGTTTTCATGGACGGCTTTCGCCAAGAGTTCCTTGCCGGTCCCGCTTTCACCACGAATCAAAACTGAAGAGCTGCTCGATGCAACTTTTCGTACCGTTTCCAGGACTTGTTGCATCGCGAGGCTTTTCCCAAGGATTCCTGAGCGAACAAATGGTTCTTCCTGCGTGCGGGGGACTGGCGTTTCTGAGAGTGCTGCGAGTTCGTTGTGAAGCGACGACAACATTCGCTCCTGATCCAGAATCTTCTCTGACTTCAGCTGGAGGTCCTGATTCAGCCGAGAAACATCCTGTTGCACCGTCGCGCAGTGCAAGGCAATTGCAGTGATGCGGGCCATTGCAATGACAAACGCAACATCTTCAGCAGAGTAGCTAGCATGGTTGGGTTTTGCCCCGAGGACCAGAATCCCCCCCAGCTGTTCCTGGATTTCAAGTCCGTGAATCACTTCCGCTTTAAGCGTTCGAATCAACTGTTGTGAAGGGCTTGTGCCTTGCGGCACTCGCTGCAACACGCGGTGTTCAGTGAGACTCTCTGTCGCTTCGGAAGACATTGTAAATTGAATTGGAAAATTGGTATGCCCCGAGGACATCAGCATCCGGTACTCAGAAAGATCCTTGCGGCGCAGATACAAAGCTGCCTCATCAACCTGGAGCACTTCCCGGCAAGAATCCAACAAGCTCGCGGAAACAGCTTCCGGTTCAAGCACATCTGAGACCACTCGGTTCATTCGCTGAAGCGCTTTGTCGAGTTGGTATTTCTCACTGAAAAAGTTGCGGTCCAGCGTTCGCTGTATCGTATCTCGAAACCAACTCAGCACGAGGATCGAAGTCATGAAGACCAGGATAAGCGGAATCGTTTGCCCGAAGATTGATAAATCCTGATGCAGTGCGTTCACCGCTCCAACCGAAATGAGTGCACTGAATACAAGCGCCAAAGCGATGCTGCTTCCGTAGTACCAGACCCCTCGGCTCACAATTTGGTCGATCAGCATCAGCTTGTAGCGCGCAATCCCAATTCCGTAGGCCAGCATGAATGCGAGGCTTGCCAAGAACATCGGCAGTCTTGCAGCTCCAAGTGCGAAGCGAACATGATCGAAAATTGCCAGGTAAAACGTGTACCCGATCGGAAGGACTGCGAACAAAGCCGCCCACAGAATCCATTTGACCTGATTTTTTTCCAAAGGGTTTCGGGCAACTTGATAACTGCGTGCGAGTCGTTGGACACATACGGCAAAATAGAGCACAGAGAGCCCCAGTACGGAATAAATTGCAACGTGTAGAACAGGGAGCAGGTGAGCAGCGAGCAAGCTCGCATTTCGTTCAAGAGTGACGGCAAATGGGCCGACACCTTGGTCTTGTGTCAACCACCACGTGACTGAGGTCAGCACCGTGATTGAGACCGCTCCGCAGATAGGGAGGGCGTAAACCGAAAAGAGTGTCAGCACTCGTGCTTGTCGGTACACCGGTGACGGAAACGGATAAACCATTAAGAAGTGCAATAAGACTGCAGGCAGCAGAGCCCCCGAAACCGCGAAAACGATCACTAGAAACGGGCTCGCCGAGATCACCCACCAGTGACTTCCCCCAACAAATGCGAGAAGTGTGACTGCAGAAAGGGCGAAGAAAGTCCGCACAGGTTGGTCAAATGGGCGATTCCAGTAGGCAACCCCTCCGATGACAACAACGAAGAGTTGAAGGACATACCAGACAAGAGTCATTGAGACTCCCGAGGCTGGCTGAGGAATGAGAGGGAGAAAACAAACGAGTGCTTCCGTTTCGCCGGGACGACGAAAATAGACCCGCACAAATCTCGAATGATCCGGGTACTCGACTGCTGAGAGGTTTCCTAGATTAGGGTCTTCCGTCGGATCGATTCCAAATTCCAGAGTTCCTCCTGATCCAATCTCCAGTTTTCTCAACTTACGATGTGCGCGAATCCAGTCCGTGAACGAATAAATGGGATGCCCGGCGAGTTCAACGACCCGGTCTCCAACTTCCGGGGTACTTCCAACGACAGCGGCGTCAGATAATGCTGAGTTGTCTCGAATCAATAATCCTGTTTCACCAGATGCCAAATCGTCGTGTGTACCAATTAGACAGCCGATTGGAACCATTGGCTGAGTCGGAACGAACCAGAGAACAATGAGTCCATAAATCACTGCGAAGATCGCAAGGAATGAAATCAACCAGATTTTCGAGACTGATACTTTCATGATCTACAGGTCATCCTGCTGCTCCTTCGAGTCTGAGGTGCCACATTTAAGCTGAAATGCTGCCTTAAAGAGCCCTTCTCTGGTCTCTAATTTTAAATTGGATAAAAGTTTCAGATCTTTTTGAGGTCATATTGCCTGGCTATGGGAAAAACGAACGACTCGTTGAGTCCAGATTTTCCTGAATCAATTAGGGGATTTCGATATTTTTGTTAAAGATGCAGGGTGGCGAATTGTTGTTTGATTCCGTTTTCGGATGTCCGAATAGGCGCCGCATTGCTGTTTCGGCGCCGAAATTGAGCGCCGGTTTCGTCGATGCTAGCATTGACGTGTTCGAATTTCAATTAAATAATTGTGGTAAGTCTAGTGTAATCAGCAATATATGACATGAGTCGCCGAAAATGCACAGCGCCGAATGCAATTGGCACGGGGAATGCATGATGTTTGAGTCAACCCCAACCATGCCCTTGTGTGATCTGGGTGTCCTTGTTTGATAGTTTGCAGCCAAACCCACTCTGCATTCAACCTCTTCTCCACGAGCGACAAACAAAGGACATCTTGATCCTCAAGGGCTTTTTTCTTTCTTGTGGTCTGCTTTGCCACTTCTGCTGGTTGTGCCATAATCTCGGCTGACTCTCAGGATTCAATCTTTCAGGTGCTTTCAGGTAAGCTGATTTGGCGTCCTGGTGATCAGTTTTAGTTCTTTTCAGTCCTTCAGCTCCCTTTCAACTCTCACTTTTTGACCAAACAGCAAGGTTTGTTATGAAGACTTGGCTTTGGGCAGTTTTTACGATTTGCTCGCTAGGACATCCTCTGTTTGGCGAAGAGTTGGCTCAAGATTGGAAGCAATGGCGTGGCCCTCATCGAAACGGAACGGTGGAGGCCAGTTTCCGTTTCACAGCACAAAGTCGAATTGAGACGGTCTGGGAAGCAAATGTTGGGACCGGTTTTTCGTCTCCTGTCGTCTCGGCGAAACAACTTGTCGCAATGGGGAATGTTGATGACTACGATATCGTCACCGCTCTCGACGCTCAAACGGGCGAGAAAATTTGGGATTTCACATACGAATCACCCCTCGATCCCAACTTATTTGAAGGAGGGCCAACATCGACTCCGGCGATTAGCGGGGAGAAGGTCGTCTGTCTGGGGCGTCAGGGGCTTGTCCATTGTTTGTCTCTCAAGACTGGTGAACTGCTTTGGAAGTACGACATCGTCAAATCGCTGGGATACAACATTCCAACCTGGGGATTCGCCGGGTCACCGCTACTTTTGGATGGACATGTTTTTCTAAACGCAGGCAGTCACGGCATTTGTCTGAATCTCAAGGATGGAGAGCTTGTTTGGGCCTCTTCAAATGACGAGGAGGCTGGTTACTCATCTCCATTGCAACTTTTGGGCGAGCAGAGCAATAAGCTTCTCTTGATGAATGCAAAATCGTTAAACGCGGTCGACGCCAAGGATGGTGATTTACTTTGGTCGCAACGTTGGATCACTCGTTATGGCATTAACGCTGCCGACCCGCTGCTTGTCTCAGACGACAGCGTTCTTGTTTCATCTGGCTACGGTAAGGGGACCGGACTGGTTCAATTCACCTCTGGGGAAGCTGAACTCCTGTGGAGAACTCGCGCCGTTCGAACTCAAATGAGCCCCGGAGTGCTTGTCAAAAAAGCTGTCTACGCCATTGATGGAGACGAGGGTGATTCGCCGCAACTCGTCTGCTTCTCTCCGATGACAGGAGATGTTTTTTGGTCACAGGAAGAGTTTGGAACAGGAACGTTGATTGCTGCCAACGATCAAATTCTTGTTCTTGATGGATTGGGAGAACTGACGGTTTTCGAAGCGAATACCAAAGAGTTTCAGCCGATTTTGAACAAGAAGTTGACCTCAGGGAAATGCTGGACTCCAGTTGTCCTTGTCGGGAATCGAATCTATTCCAGAAATGCAGCTGGTACGGTTGTCTGCTCGGTTGTACAGTAATATTTGAGTTTTGGCTCAATTTTCACTTTGCGCAGAATTCTTTGAGTATTTTCCAACGATTCAATGAGGAGCCTTCGTACATCTTTCAGGTAGACATTTGTTGTGTTCGTGGGGAATTGATTCGATTCCAATCGGAAATTACCTCGAGCCTGAAAACGTCACAGTATTCCGCAAAATGTTGTGACTGAAACATCGTGTTCTCGAAAATGTTTTCCTGAAAATGTGTAGCGAAACACGGTATAATTTGAGAGCGGTCGTATCGGGACGAAATCATGAAGGCGAAGTCGTCACTCTCCTCCGAGTTTGAAGCTCTGGTCGAACAGGGGTCGCAGTCGAGCGATGCTCGTTTGGTTGAGGAATCCAAGAAGGGGGATCGTGATGCGTTCGGAGAGTTGGTCCAAAGATATGAGCGCCGTTTGCGCCGGGTGATTGGCCGATTTATCAATGATGCTGACATCATCGACGACTTGGCACAGGAAACATTTCTACGAGTTTACGAGAAACTCGACCAATTCGATCCCTCCAGAAGGTTTTCGCCCTGGTTATTTCAAATCGGGGTGAATTTGACTCTCGATTATCATCGAAAGTGTAAGCGGCGAATCTGGGCAGTTCTGTTCACTGATCGAAGTGCAGACCGTTGGATCGAAGCGCCAGAGGCAGACCCTCGGCCGGTTCAGAATTTGCAGTTAGCGGTCCGGGCGACTATCAACTTGATTCCGGAAAAGTATCGAACAGTCCTAGTCCTTCGAGATATGGAAAATTTCTCGACATCAGAAATTGCAGCCATTCTTGATCGCAAGGAAGCCACAATTCGCTGGAGGCTCGCAGAAGCGAGGAATCGATTCCAGGAGCTCTGGGAAAAACGACAGCGAAACGAATGAAACGACACAGAAGCGATATCCAGTGTTCCAATTTTACGAAAGGCAATGGTTCGAAGTGCTGAAGCGTGTTGCTTACTTCTTCGAACTGACTGAGAGCAAATCATGAACTGTCGCGACTCAAAAGTGGCAATCGCTCTGCACCTTGGGCATGACGAGGCTGACCCATCTGATTGGGAACAGGCTCGGCGTCACGCTGCAACCTGCGATGACTGTCGTCAGCACTACAAACGACTGAAAAAGTCGATGAGTGTGCTTGAACAGGCTGATGATGAAGCTACGTATGAGGTTCAGGAAAGCCTGTGGCCGCAATTGGAATCACGCTTGTCATCGATGCCGGGGCAAAAACGCGAACACAAACCTCGCTCATGGACGCCGTTTGTCTCCTTCACAATTGCCTGCATGCTCTTCTTGATGGTGTGGGCCAATCCGCCCCAAGAGCGACATCCCGGAAATCTCCAGAATCAGAATAGTAAAGGGATGAGTGCTCCCTTTACCGAACTCTTCCATCCTCATCCACGTGATGCTGACTCGGAGAAACATCGGGAATCTCCAAAACCAGTGCGGGAGGAGAATCTCTGACGCAGATTCGGAGAGAGATTCGGAAGATGCCAAAAACGCCCTGATCTCGTCAGGGCGTTTTTTATTGGCGTGTGGAATCAGAGTCGGGAATCAGTTCTATCTGATCTGTCCGTTACCGTGTGCGATGTATTTGTAGCTGGTCAATTCCTTGAGGCCGCACGGGCCTCTGGCGTGGAATTTGTCGGTGCTGATTCCGATTTCTGCTCCCAGTCCAAATTCCCCACCGTCGTTGAATCTCGTGCTGGCATTTACGATCACAGCGGCGGAGTCAACCTCAGCTGTGAATTGCCGCGATGCATTCAAGTTTGTTGTGACGATCGCATCTGTGTGGTGCGAACCATATTCGTTGATATGAGAAATCGCATCGTCGATGTTTTCAACAACCTTCGCAGAGATCGTCAAAGCGAGATATTCTGTGCGGTAGTCTTCATCAGTCGCCTGGATCGCTGAGGGGATTTTCTCGCAAACTTTTTTGTCACCACGGACTTCAACCCCCTGCTCGACCAAGGCTGCTCCTGCCATTGGCAAAAACTTATCGGCAATCGCAGAATGAACCAGGAAAGATTCGGTTGCGTTGCAGACTCCGGGGCGATGGCACTTACTGTTGATCAGAATCTTTGTTGCCATCTCCAAGTCAGCAGATTCGTCGACGTAGACGTGACAGACTCCGTCAAAGTGTTTGATGACCGGCATTGTTGCTTCACTGGCAACACGCTCAATCAGTGACTTGCCGCCCCGAGGAATCGTGACGTCAATCTGGTCGTTCATCGTCAGGAAATGACCGACAGCGTCGCGATCGGTTGTTTCGACAAGTTGCACGGCATGCTCTGGGAGGCCTTGCTCTATGAGCGTTGATTTCAGCAGCTTGTAGATGGCAATGTTGCTGTGAAATGCCTCTTTGCCACCTCGAAGGATGACGGCGTTTCCACTCTTCACGCACAGTGCAGCCGCGTCGGCAGTTACGTTGGGGCGAGACTCATAAATGAAGAAAACGACGCCTAACGGCACACGGACCTGTGTGACCATGAGCCCATTCGGGCGAGCTTGGCTGCCGATCACATCACCGATCGGGTCTTGGAGAACGGCAACTTCCTCGAGCGCCTTCGCTATCCCTTCAATGCGCTCTTCGGTTAAACGCAGCCGATCAATTTGGGCTTCCGTTTGGCCGTAATCGGGGGCTTTCGCTAAGTCTTTTTGATTCTCAGTGATTATTTGAGAAGTTTGTTCCCTGAGTCGCGAGGCAGAAAGTCGCAGCCATTCATTTTTCTGATTACCAGTTGCGACAGCCAGTTTTCGGGAAGCCTCTTTGGCCTGTTTTGCGACACTTCGGGTGTATGTTTCTAACTCGTTCATCGATTTCTTCTGTCTATCGCTTCGTTTTGAAGCATCGGAAAACGTTTGATCGCTGACGTTTGATGGGAAATAACGTTTATGGAGGGCAAATAGATCAATTCGCAGATTCCGCTCAGCGTGGAAGAATCTTCACCGAAAGTCTATGGAACTTACTTGAGTCTGGCAAAGGGGCATCTCAGAGTTTGTGGTTTCCTTCTGGAATGGGCCTCTCTTTCCAGCGTCGAGAAAGCTGGTCGCTGTCTCTGGGAATAGAGCGTCCGGGCAGTCTGGGGGCTTTCGAGGACTCTTTTTGAATTCTACAGGCACGAACTCAACCGGAAAAATTAAAACACGTCAATAATAATGGAAAACTGGTATCGGAGGAATCTGAGCCCTTCCGATATATTGATCTAATATGAGGTTTGCGTTTGAATGGAATCATGTGGAACACCACCACAACGAGGAAAAGGTTTCCGATCGATGAACTTGGCTCCGAAACTCCGTCCGCTTTGGCAACGAATGATTATTGTCCCTGCTTTAGGGATGCTGCTGGTCTATAAAGCACTACATCTTCCGAGTTCAATTCTTCCTAGAGATATCCGGTCGATCGTCACGAATTGGCACTACGCTCAATTCTGGATGTTGATCAAATCCGGGCTCACTCGGACTTATATTGACGAGCCATGCAAGTTCCGGATGCCAGAAAAAGTCGCGGCGAAAGCGGAAGTTGCCCCGGAGTTTCAGTTTACCGAAGAGCAATTGCGATCGTTCTACGAGAACGGTTTTATCGGACCTATTGACGCTTTCTCTCCGGAGGAGATGAAAGAGTTTCGCAACGAAATGCTCGCTGTGGAAGACGAAGTTTCTCCGACTTACGGATTCAAGACTCCACGTGATCCGCATTTTGACATGCCGAAGATTTGGGAGTACATGAAAAGTCCAGCGATCACTGAGCGAGTTGCTCAACTCCTTGGTCCAGATTTGCTTGTTTGGAGAAGCCAGCATTTTTACAAAGGACCGGGGGCTGCGAGTATCCAGTGGCATCAGGCGAGTACCTTCATGGTGGAAGACTATCTCGACCCGGCGATTTTTCCAAAGAATCTGGATGAGATGTACCAGCTCACTGTCTGGGTTGCCGTTGATGATTCAACTTATGAAAACGGTTGCATTGAGTTCATCAAAGGATCTCATGAACAGATTCGCACGATCAAATTTGGTGGTGAAGAAGGCTTCTACAAAGCGAATTTTACGCTTGAGCATGACTATCCAGAAGATCGTGTCGTGAAGGTTCCTGTCAAAGCTGGTCAGTTCATTATCTTCACCGAACGATGCATTCATGGTTCGGGACCAAACACGACTGATCGACACCGACTTGCGTTCAATATGCGAGTGATTCCTACCGACGTTGCCGTTTATACCGACAAAGAAAAGTATCGGTCGGTCTATAATGGTGGGAAGTATTCGTTGAAGAACTGGGGCGTGTCATTGCTCCGTGGCGAAGACAAGCATCAGCTCAGCCGAGTCCGTCAGCCTGCCGAACTTCAACCGGTCGAACAGCGAAAGGTCGCATAACTCCTCTGTAATCGAGCCGTTTGCTCTACCGTGTGCCCGTGATGAATACAAACTCATCGCGGGCAAAATTCTTAAGGATGCTCTGCCAACTTCCAGGCTTTTCCAATTTCCGCTGCAAGGAAGAATGAGCCTGTTGCGCAGATTAAATCCTGAGGCGAGACTGAGTTGAACGCCTGCTGTAATGCCGATGTTGGACTTGGAGAAGTCGAAAATGGCGTTGTCAGAATTCGCTGGGCGATAGCTTCCAGATCGTCAATCGGGATTGCTCGCGGGTTCTCCTGATAAGCGGTGAGAATGAACTCGTCGAAAAGGTAATCCAGCGATCGGAGAAGTTCCTCGCAATCTTTGTCTCGCGAGGAGGCAAACAGACAGATCTTTCTGCGAGCCGGAACTGGTTTGAGCGTTTCACAAAGTGCCTGGATGGAAGCCGGATTGTGAGCTGCATCGATGATAAGAACCGGCTTGCGATTGATGAGTTCGACTCGTAATGGAATTCTCGCAGAAAGCAGGCCCTCTCGCAGCTGGGACTCTGAAACGTGAATTCCCTGATCCTTCAAACTCATGACCGCGGCAACCGCTAACGCAGCATTTCTTGTCTGATGCTCGCCAGGCATGCTCAGTTGAAGATCTTTGAATGATGTTTCGCCATGTTCAAAATCAAAACTCCAGCCGGGGAGAATGAGTTCGCTGTTGTGGTCTGGCGGAGAGGCTGTGGTCTTCAATTCTCGCCCCAGTTGCAGGATCGGTGA from Thalassoglobus polymorphus includes the following:
- a CDS encoding anti-sigma factor — encoded protein: MNCRDSKVAIALHLGHDEADPSDWEQARRHAATCDDCRQHYKRLKKSMSVLEQADDEATYEVQESLWPQLESRLSSMPGQKREHKPRSWTPFVSFTIACMLFLMVWANPPQERHPGNLQNQNSKGMSAPFTELFHPHPRDADSEKHRESPKPVREENL
- a CDS encoding sigma-54-dependent Fis family transcriptional regulator is translated as MKVSVSKIWLISFLAIFAVIYGLIVLWFVPTQPMVPIGCLIGTHDDLASGETGLLIRDNSALSDAAVVGSTPEVGDRVVELAGHPIYSFTDWIRAHRKLRKLEIGSGGTLEFGIDPTEDPNLGNLSAVEYPDHSRFVRVYFRRPGETEALVCFLPLIPQPASGVSMTLVWYVLQLFVVVIGGVAYWNRPFDQPVRTFFALSAVTLLAFVGGSHWWVISASPFLVIVFAVSGALLPAVLLHFLMVYPFPSPVYRQARVLTLFSVYALPICGAVSITVLTSVTWWLTQDQGVGPFAVTLERNASLLAAHLLPVLHVAIYSVLGLSVLYFAVCVQRLARSYQVARNPLEKNQVKWILWAALFAVLPIGYTFYLAIFDHVRFALGAARLPMFLASLAFMLAYGIGIARYKLMLIDQIVSRGVWYYGSSIALALVFSALISVGAVNALHQDLSIFGQTIPLILVFMTSILVLSWFRDTIQRTLDRNFFSEKYQLDKALQRMNRVVSDVLEPEAVSASLLDSCREVLQVDEAALYLRRKDLSEYRMLMSSGHTNFPIQFTMSSEATESLTEHRVLQRVPQGTSPSQQLIRTLKAEVIHGLEIQEQLGGILVLGAKPNHASYSAEDVAFVIAMARITAIALHCATVQQDVSRLNQDLQLKSEKILDQERMLSSLHNELAALSETPVPRTQEEPFVRSGILGKSLAMQQVLETVRKVASSSSSVLIRGESGTGKELLAKAVHENSARRTGPMVSVHCAALSSTLLESELFGHVKGAFTDAREDKIGRFQMANGGTLFLDEIGDISLEVQVKLLRVLQERTFEPVGSDQTVAVDVRLVAATHQNLEQLIAEGKFREDLFYRLNVISMTLPPLRERKDDIFDLALKFLKTSSEKANKQVFRIQDDAFNILQNYNWPGNIRELQNVIERAVVLADGNAVRLEDIPEELIHPQQIVPRSQAPQAANSPGSAQVSVARKTVLTKEDEEQRLRSALESCSGNKAEAARLLGMPRSTFFSKLKKFGI
- a CDS encoding outer membrane protein assembly factor BamB family protein, producing MKTWLWAVFTICSLGHPLFGEELAQDWKQWRGPHRNGTVEASFRFTAQSRIETVWEANVGTGFSSPVVSAKQLVAMGNVDDYDIVTALDAQTGEKIWDFTYESPLDPNLFEGGPTSTPAISGEKVVCLGRQGLVHCLSLKTGELLWKYDIVKSLGYNIPTWGFAGSPLLLDGHVFLNAGSHGICLNLKDGELVWASSNDEEAGYSSPLQLLGEQSNKLLLMNAKSLNAVDAKDGDLLWSQRWITRYGINAADPLLVSDDSVLVSSGYGKGTGLVQFTSGEAELLWRTRAVRTQMSPGVLVKKAVYAIDGDEGDSPQLVCFSPMTGDVFWSQEEFGTGTLIAANDQILVLDGLGELTVFEANTKEFQPILNKKLTSGKCWTPVVLVGNRIYSRNAAGTVVCSVVQ
- a CDS encoding phytanoyl-CoA dioxygenase family protein yields the protein MESCGTPPQRGKGFRSMNLAPKLRPLWQRMIIVPALGMLLVYKALHLPSSILPRDIRSIVTNWHYAQFWMLIKSGLTRTYIDEPCKFRMPEKVAAKAEVAPEFQFTEEQLRSFYENGFIGPIDAFSPEEMKEFRNEMLAVEDEVSPTYGFKTPRDPHFDMPKIWEYMKSPAITERVAQLLGPDLLVWRSQHFYKGPGAASIQWHQASTFMVEDYLDPAIFPKNLDEMYQLTVWVAVDDSTYENGCIEFIKGSHEQIRTIKFGGEEGFYKANFTLEHDYPEDRVVKVPVKAGQFIIFTERCIHGSGPNTTDRHRLAFNMRVIPTDVAVYTDKEKYRSVYNGGKYSLKNWGVSLLRGEDKHQLSRVRQPAELQPVEQRKVA
- a CDS encoding glutamate-5-semialdehyde dehydrogenase; translated protein: MNELETYTRSVAKQAKEASRKLAVATGNQKNEWLRLSASRLREQTSQIITENQKDLAKAPDYGQTEAQIDRLRLTEERIEGIAKALEEVAVLQDPIGDVIGSQARPNGLMVTQVRVPLGVVFFIYESRPNVTADAAALCVKSGNAVILRGGKEAFHSNIAIYKLLKSTLIEQGLPEHAVQLVETTDRDAVGHFLTMNDQIDVTIPRGGKSLIERVASEATMPVIKHFDGVCHVYVDESADLEMATKILINSKCHRPGVCNATESFLVHSAIADKFLPMAGAALVEQGVEVRGDKKVCEKIPSAIQATDEDYRTEYLALTISAKVVENIDDAISHINEYGSHHTDAIVTTNLNASRQFTAEVDSAAVIVNASTRFNDGGEFGLGAEIGISTDKFHARGPCGLKELTSYKYIAHGNGQIR
- a CDS encoding GNAT family N-acetyltransferase, translating into MSKILYSAEEKISVDEFASVLTRSGLSERRPMDSPEILLAMLENADVLVTARDDHGLIVGISRAMTDFCFCTYLSDLAVDKDFQGLGIGKELIQRTHARCGLQTQLILIAAPGAESYYPHVGLRQHQSCWIADRKPE
- a CDS encoding RNA polymerase sigma factor; protein product: MKAKSSLSSEFEALVEQGSQSSDARLVEESKKGDRDAFGELVQRYERRLRRVIGRFINDADIIDDLAQETFLRVYEKLDQFDPSRRFSPWLFQIGVNLTLDYHRKCKRRIWAVLFTDRSADRWIEAPEADPRPVQNLQLAVRATINLIPEKYRTVLVLRDMENFSTSEIAAILDRKEATIRWRLAEARNRFQELWEKRQRNE